The proteins below are encoded in one region of Tamandua tetradactyla isolate mTamTet1 chromosome 9, mTamTet1.pri, whole genome shotgun sequence:
- the SELENOH gene encoding selenoprotein H has translation MASRGRKRKAEAAVVAAAEKHEKLAGGKEGVEETVVVIEHCTSURVYGRNAAALSQALRLEAPELAVKVNPAKPRRGSFEVMLQRPDGSSAELWTGIKKGPPRKLKFPEPQKVVEELKKYLS, from the exons ATGGCTTCCCGCGGGAGGAAGCGGAAGGCCGAGGCGGCGGTGGTCGCGGCGGCCGAAAAGCACGAGAAGCTGGCAGGCGGCAAGGAGGGAGTGGAGGAGACAGTCGTGGTTATCGAGCATTG TACGAGCTGACGCGTCTACGGGCGCAACGCCGCGGCCCTGAGCCAGGCGCTGCGCCTGGAGGCCCCGGAGCTTGCAGTGAAGGTGAACCCTGCCAAGCCCCGGAGGGGCAGCTTCGAGGTGATGCTGCAGCGCCCGGACGGCAGCA GTGCGGAGCTCTGGACTGGGATTAAGAAAGGGCCTCCCCGTAAACTCAAGTTTCCTGAGCCTCAGAAGGTGGTGGAGGAGCTGAAGAAGTACCTTTCATAG
- the TMX2 gene encoding thioredoxin-related transmembrane protein 2 isoform X1 produces the protein MFLSAIVMMKNRRSITVEQHIGNIFMFSKVANTILFFRLDIRMGLLYITLCIVFLMTCKPPLYMGPEYIKYFSDKTIDEELERDKRVTWIVEFFANWSNDCQSFAPIYADLSLKYNCTGLNFGKVDVGRYTDVSTRYKVSTSPLTKQLPTLILFQGGKEVMRRPQIDKKGRAVSWTFSEENVIREFNLNELYQRAKKLSKGGDSIPEEQPEAPPPTTVPDGESKKDK, from the exons ATGTTTCTCAGTGCCATTGTGATGATGAAGAACCGCAGGTCCA TCACCGTGGAGCAACATATAGGCAACATCTTCATGTTTAGCAAAGTGGCCAACACTATTCTTTTCTTCCGCCTGGATATCCGCATGGGTCTTCTTTACATCACACTCTGCATAG tgTTCCTGATGACGTGCAAACCCCCCCTGTATATGGGCCCTGAGTACATCAAATACTTCAGTGATAAAACCATTGAT GAAGAGCTGGAGCGGGACAAGAGGGTCACTTGGATTGTGGAGTTCTTTGCCAATTGGTCTAATGATTGCCAGTCATTTGCTCCTATCTACGCCGACCTTTCCCTCAA GTACAACTGTACAGGGCTAAATTTTGGGAAGGTGGATGTTGGCCGCTACACAGATGTCAGTACGCG GTACAAAGTGAGCACGTCACCCCTCACTAAGCAGCTCCCTACCCTGATCCTGTTTCAAGGTGGCAAGGAGGTAATGCGGCGGCCTCAGATTGACAAGAAAGGACGTGCTGTTTCTTGGACCTTTTCTGAG GAGAATGTGATCCGAGAATTCAACTTGAATGAGTTATACCAGCGGGCCAAGAAGCTGTCAAAGGGTGGAGACAGTATCCCTGAGGAACAGCCTGAGGCCCCTCCCCCTACCACAGTGCCAGATGGAGAAAGCAAAAAGGACAAATAG
- the TMX2 gene encoding thioredoxin-related transmembrane protein 2 isoform X2, whose amino-acid sequence MAVLAPLIALVYSVPRLSRWLARPYYLLSALLSAAFLLVRKLPPVCSGLPTQREDGNPCDFDWREVEILMFLSAIVMMKNRRSITVEQHIGNIFMFSKVANTILFFRLDIRMGLLYITLCIVFLMTCKPPLYMGPEYIKYFSDKTIDEELERDKRVTWIVEFFANWSNDCQSFAPIYADLSLKYNCTGLNFGKVDVGRYTDVSTRYKVSTSPLTKQLPTLILFQGGKEVMRRPQIDKKGRAVSWTFSEENVIREFNLNELYQRAKKLSKGGDSIPEEQPEAPPPTTVPDGESKKDK is encoded by the exons ATGGCGGTCCTCGCACCTTTAATTGCTCTGGTGTATTCGGTGCCGCGACTTTCACGATGGCTGGCCCGACCCTACTACCTTCTGTCAGCCCTGCTTTCTGCCGCCTTCCTACTCGTGAGGAAGCTCCCGCCAGTATGCAGCGGCCTCCCTACGCAACGCGAAGATGGTAACCCTTGTGACTTTGACTGG AGAGAAGTAGAGATCCTGATGTTTCTCAGTGCCATTGTGATGATGAAGAACCGCAGGTCCA TCACCGTGGAGCAACATATAGGCAACATCTTCATGTTTAGCAAAGTGGCCAACACTATTCTTTTCTTCCGCCTGGATATCCGCATGGGTCTTCTTTACATCACACTCTGCATAG tgTTCCTGATGACGTGCAAACCCCCCCTGTATATGGGCCCTGAGTACATCAAATACTTCAGTGATAAAACCATTGAT GAAGAGCTGGAGCGGGACAAGAGGGTCACTTGGATTGTGGAGTTCTTTGCCAATTGGTCTAATGATTGCCAGTCATTTGCTCCTATCTACGCCGACCTTTCCCTCAA GTACAACTGTACAGGGCTAAATTTTGGGAAGGTGGATGTTGGCCGCTACACAGATGTCAGTACGCG GTACAAAGTGAGCACGTCACCCCTCACTAAGCAGCTCCCTACCCTGATCCTGTTTCAAGGTGGCAAGGAGGTAATGCGGCGGCCTCAGATTGACAAGAAAGGACGTGCTGTTTCTTGGACCTTTTCTGAG GAGAATGTGATCCGAGAATTCAACTTGAATGAGTTATACCAGCGGGCCAAGAAGCTGTCAAAGGGTGGAGACAGTATCCCTGAGGAACAGCCTGAGGCCCCTCCCCCTACCACAGTGCCAGATGGAGAAAGCAAAAAGGACAAATAG
- the MED19 gene encoding mediator of RNA polymerase II transcription subunit 19, protein MENFTALFGAQADPPPPPSALGYGPGKPPPPPPPPPGGGPGTVPPPTAATAPPGADKSGAGCGPFYLMRELPGSTELTGSTNLITHYNLEHAYNKFCGKKVKEKLSNFLPDLPGMIDLPGSHDNSSLRSLIDKPPILGGSFNPITGTMLAGFRLHTGPLPEQCRLMHIQPPKKKNKHKHKQSRTQDPVPPETPSDSDHKKKKKKKEEDPERKRKKKEKKKKKNRHSPDHPSMGSSQASSSSSLR, encoded by the exons ATGGAGAATTTCACGGCGCTGTTCGGAGCTCAGGCTgatccaccaccacccccatccgCGCTCGGATACGGACCCGGAAAGCCTCCACCCCCGCCTCCGCCCCCTCCGGGAGGGGGACCCGGTACCGTTCCGCCCCCTACGGCGGCTACGGCCCCTCCCGGCGCCGACAAGTCAGGGGCTGGTTGTGGCCCCTTTTACCTGATGCGGGAACTGCCAG GCAGCACAGAGCTGACAGGCAGCACCAATCTGATCACACACTACAACCTGGAACATGCCTATAATAAATTCTGTGGGAAGAAAGTGAAGGAGAAACTAAGTAACTTCCTGCCTGACCTTCCAGGGATGATTGACTTGCCTGGTTCCCATGACAACAGCAGCCTCCGCTCCCTCATTGACAAGCCCCCTATTCTTGGTGGCTCTTTTAATCCTATCACAGGGACTATGCTAGCTGGCTTCCGCCTCCACACTGGCCCG TTGCCAGAGCAGTGCCGTCTGATGCATATTCAGCCTCCCAAGAAGAAGAATAAACACAAGCACAAACAGAGCCGAACCCAGGATCCTGTCCCCCCAG AAACACCATCTGATTCagatcacaaaaagaaaaaaaagaaaaaagaagaggatcCTGAAcgtaaaagaaagaagaaagagaagaagaaaaagaag AACCGACACAGTCCAGACCACCCAAGTATGGGCAGCTCCcaggccagcagcagcagcagcctccGTTAA
- the ZDHHC5 gene encoding palmitoyltransferase ZDHHC5, which produces MPAESGKRFKPSKYVPVSAAAIFLVGATTLFFAFTCPGLSLSVSPAVPIYNAIVFLFVLANFSMATFMDPGIFPRAEEDEDKEDDFRAPLYKTVEIKGIQVRMKWCATCRFYRPPRCSHCSVCDNCVEEFDHHCPWVNNCIGRRNYRYFFLFLLSLTAHIMGVFGFGLLYVLYHVEELSGVRTAVTMAVMCVAGLFFIPVAGLTGFHVVLVARGRTTNEQVTGKFRGGVNPFTNGCCNNVSRVLCSSPAPRYLGRPKKEKTIVIRPPFLRPEVSDGQITVKIMDNGIQGELRRTKSKGSLEITESQSADAEPPPPPKPDLSRYTGLRTHLGLATTEDSSLLGKDSPPTPTMYKYRPGYSSSSTSAAMPHSSSAKLSRGDSLKEPTSIAESSRHPSYRSEPSLEPESFRSPTFGKSFHFDPLSSGSRSSSLKSAQGTGFEMGQLQSIRSEGTTSTSYKSLANQTRNGSLSYDSLLTPSDSPDFESVQTGPEPDPPLGYTSPFLSARLAQQREAERHPRLVPTGPPHREPSPVRYDNLSRHIVASLQEREKLLRQSPPLPGHEEEPGLGDSGIQSTPGSGHAPRTSSSSDDSKRSPLGKTPLGRPAAPRFGKPDGLRGRGLGSPEPGPTAPYLGRSISYSSQKAPPGISETEEVALQPLLTPKDEVQLKTAYSKSNGQPKSIGSASSGPGQPLLSSPTRGGVKKVSGVGGTTYEISV; this is translated from the exons GTGTCCAGGACTAAGCCTCTCTGTGTCACCTGCAGTGCCCATCTACAAtgcaattgtttttctttttgtgctgGCCAACTTCAGCATGGCCACCTTCATGGACCCAGGCATCTTCCCTCGAG CTGAGGAGGATGAGGACAAGGAAGATGACTTCCGTGCCCCGCTTTACAAAACAGTGGAGATTAAGGGCATCCAGGTGCGCATGAAATGGTGTGCCACCTGCCGCTTTTACCGTCCTCCTCGATGTTCGCATTGCAGTGTCTGTGACAATTGTGTGGAG GAATTTGATCATCACTGCCCCTGGGTGAACAACTGTATTGGTCGCCGGAACTACCgttatttcttcctcttcctcctttccctgaCAGCCCACATTATGGGTGTATTTGGCTTTGGCCTCCTTTATGTCCTCTACCACGTGGAGGAACTCTCAGGGGTCCGCACAGCTGTCAC AATGGCAGTGATGTGTGTGGCTGGCTTGTTCTTCATCCCTGTAGCTGGCCTCACAGGATTTCACGTGGTGCTGGTGGCTAGGGGACGCACAACCAATGAACAG GTTACGGGTAAATTCCGGGGAGGTGTGAACCCTTTCACCAATGGCTGCTGTAACAATGTCAGCCGTGTACTCTGCAGTTCCCCAGCACCcag GTATTTGgggagaccaaagaaagagaagacaattGTTATCCGACCTCCGTTCCTTCGACCAGAAGTGTCAGATGGGCAGATAACGGTGAAGATCATGGACAATGGCATCCAGGGAGAGCTGAGGAGAACTAAG TCTAAAGGAAGCTTGGAAATAACAGAGAGCCAGTCTGCTGATGCTGAGCCTCCACCTCCTCCTAAGCCGGACCTGAGCCGCTACACAGGATTACGAACACATCTTGGCCTAGCTACCACAGAGG ACAGCAGCCTCTTGGGCAAggacagcccccccacccccacaatgtACAAGTATCGGCCAGGCTACAGTAGCAGCAGTACATCAGCCGCCATGCCTCATTCTTCCAGTGCCAAG tTGAGTCGTGGTGACAGCTTGAAGGAGCCAACCTCAATTGCAGAAAGTAGCCGCCATCCCAGCTACCGCTCAGAGCCCAGTTTGGAGCCAGAGAGCTTCCGTTCTCCCACCTTTGGCAAAAGCTTTCACTTCGATCCACTATCTAGTGGCTCACGGTCTTCTAGCCTCAAGTCGGCCCAGGGCACAGGCTTTGAGATGGGCCAGTTGCAGTCCATTCGTTCAGAGGGTACAACCTCCACCTCCTATAAGAGCTTGGCTAACCAGACACGCAATGGAAGCCTGTCTTATGACAGTCTGCTCACTCCTTCAGACAGCCCTGATTTTGAATCAGTGCAGACAGGGCCTGAGCCAGACCCACCTTTAGGCTACACCTCTCCCTTCCTGTCGGCCCGGCTGGCCCAGCAACGGGAAGCTGAGAGGCACCCACGTTTGGTGCCAACTGGCCCACCACACCGAGAGCCCTCACCAGTTCGGTACGACAATCTGTCACGCCACATTGTGGCCTCCCTCCAGGAACGAGAGAAGTTGCTGCGCCAGTCACCTCCACTCCCAGGCCATGAGGAAGAACCAGGCTTGGGGGACTCAGGCATACAGTCAACACCAGGTTCGGGCCATGCCCCTCGTACTAGCTCCTCCTCGGATGATTCGAAGCGCTCACCTTTGGGCAAGACTCCACTGGGACGCCCAGCTGCTCCCCGTTTTGGCAAGCCGGATGGGCTAAGGGGCCGGGGACTAGGGTCCCCTGAACCAGGCCCAACTGCTCCATACCTTGGCCGATCTATATCGTACAGCAGCCAAAAAGCCCCACCTGGTATCTCTGAGACGGAGGAAGTGGCCTTGCAGCCATTACTGACACCCAA AGATGAAGTACAGCTCAAGACCGCCTACAGCAAATCCAATGGGCAGCCCAAGAGTATAGGCTCAGCCTCGTCTGGCCCAGGCCAGCCACTTCTCAGTAGCCCCACAAGAGGAGGAGTCAAGAAGGTGTCAGGGGTGGGTGGTACCACCTATGAGATTTCGGTGTGA